CGCGTGACGAAGTGTGTGGGTCAGCCCATTAGGGACTGATCACACCTTGATGACGGATTTGGTGGCCGCGGGCCGGAAGCTGCGATTTTGGTGCGAAGCGCCGGGGTTGTAGCGGGTGAAAGCTGGAGACAGTGGAAGCGGACAGCAAATTCTACAGAAGGAATCAAGGGCACACGGTGGATGCCTAGGCATGGGGAGGCGATGAAGGACGTGTAAAGCTGCGATAAGCCGCGGGGAGCTGCATAAAAGCGCTGATCCGCGGATTTCCGAATGGGACAACCCCCTGGATCCGTCATTTATGACGGAGGCGAACGACCCGAACTGAAACATCTAAGTAGGGTTAGGAGAAGAAAACAACAGTGATTCCCCAAGTAGTGGCGAGCGAACGGGGACCAGCCCAAACCGTTGGGGTTACGGCCCTGACGGGGTAGTAGGACCGCAATATCGTACCGATAAGGTGAATCGAACGGCCTGGAACGGCCGGCCACAGAAGGTGAAAGCCCTGTAGGTGAAGCTGAGTCGGGCGTAGCGGAATCCTGAGTAGCGCGAGGCCGGTGAAACCTTGCGTGAATCTGCCGGCACCATCCGGTAAGGCTAAATACTCCCCCATGACCGATAGTGAACCAGTACCGTGAGGGAAAGGTGAAAAGAACGCCGGGAAGGCGAGTGAAACAGTACCTGAAACCGTGTGCTTACAACCAGTCGGAGCATTGATTTATATTGATGTGACGGCGTGCCTTTTGCATAATGAGCCTACGAGTTGCTGTCATGTGCAAGGCTAACCCGCTCAGCGGGGCAGCCGCAGCGAAAGCGAGTCTGAACAGGGCGCGCAGTATATGGCAGCAGACGCGAAACCAAGTGATCTATCCATGGCCAGGATGAAGCGAGGGTAAGACCTCGTGGAGGTCCGAACCGTTTAGCGTTGAAAAGCTATCGGATGAGCTGTGGATAGGGGTGAAAGGCTAATCAAACTTGGAGATAGCTCGTACTCCCCGAAATATATTTAGGTATAGCGTCTGACCAAGCCCGCCGGAGGTAGAGCACTGATTAGGCTAGGGCCCTTCACCGGGTACCAAACCTTGACAAACTCCGAATGCCGGTGTGGTGGTGGCAGGCAGTCAGCGGCAGGGTGATAACGTCCTGCTGCGAGAGGGAAACAACCCAGAGCACCAGCTAAGGCCCCCAAATGCGGGCTAAGTTGATCAAAGGAGGTTGGGTTGCACAGACAACTAGGAGGTTGGCTTAGAAGCAGCCATTCCTTTAAAGAGTGCGTAATAGCTCACTAGTCGAGCGACCCGGCGTCGAAAATGATCGGGCATCAAGCCCGCTGCCGAAGCTGTGCGATTGTTTAGTTTAACTAAATGATCGGTAGGGGAGCATACTATAGGCGCTGAAGGCAGACCGGCGAGGTCTGCTGGAGCGTATAGTAGCGAAACTGTAGGCATGAGTAACGATAAGAGGGGTGAAAATCCCCTCCACCGTAAACCTAAGGGTTCCTGATCAACGCTCATCGGATCAGGGTTAGTCGGCCCCTAAGGCCAACCCCGTGATAGCGGGGGCAGCCGATGGGAAACGGGTTAAATATTCCCGTACCGGCCTGCTACGCTAAGCTAAGGCGTGACGCAGAAGTGAAACCTGCGCGTCGTGACGGAATACGACGTTGAAGGAGTTAGGCCGCAGGGCAGGCAAATCCGCCCTGCATTAAGGCTGAACTTCGACAGTACCCGGAGGCTTCGGCCAAAGGGATAGTCAGGGTAATCCAGCTGCCAAGAAAAGCGTCGTAGTTAGTAGCAGCCGACCGTACCGTAAACCGACACAGGTAGGTGAGGAGAGTATCCTCAGGTGCTCGAGTGATTCATGGCTAAGGAACTCGGCAAATTCGATCCGTAACTTCGGGAGAAGGATCCCCGCTAGCGATAGCGGGCGCAGTGAAAAGGTCCAGGCGACTGTTTAGCAAAAACACATGTCTCTGCCAACTGGCAACAGGAAGTATAGGGACTGACACCTGCCCGGTGCCGGAAGGTTAAGGAAGGGGGTTAGCTTCGGCGAAGCTCTTGACTGAAGCCCCGGTAAACGGCGGCCGTAACTATAACGGTCCTAAGGTAGCGAAATTCCTTGTCGGGTAAGTTCCGACCTGCACGAATGGTGTAACGATCTGGACACTGTCTCGGCCATGAGCTCGGTGAAATTGTGGTGCCGGTGATGACGCCGGCTACCCGCAGTGGGACGAAAAGACCCCGTGAACCTTTACTATAGCTTTACATTGAATTCGGTTGCTGCATGTGTAGCATAGGTGGGAGACAGTGAATCGGCCACGCCAGTGGTCGTGGAGTCACCGGTGAAATACCACCCTTGTTGCTGCTGGGTTCTAACCCCCTTATGGGGAGACAGTGTATGGTGGGTAGTTTGACTGGGGCGGTCGCCTCCCAAAATGTAACGGAGGCTCACAAAGGTTACCTCAGCACGGTCGGCAATCGTGCAGTGTGTGTAAAGGCATAAGGTAGCTTGACTGCAAGGCATACAGGCCGAGCAGGGACGAAAGTCGGTCTTAGTGATCCGGCGGTTCCGAATGGAAGGGCCGTCGCTCAAAGGATAAAAGGTACTCCGGGGATAACAGGCTGATCTCCCCCAAGAGTTCATATCGACGGGGAGGTTTGGCACCTCGATGTCGGCTCATCGCATCCTGGGGCTGGAGAAGGTCCCAAGGGTATGGCTGTTCGCCATTTAAAGCGGTACGCGAGCTGGGTTCAGAACGTCGTGAGACAGTTCGGTCTCTATCTACTGCGGGCGTTGGAATATTGCGGAGAGCTGCCTCTAGTACGAGAGGACCGGGGTGGACGAACCGCTAGTGTACCTGTTGTGGCGCCAGCTGCATCGCAGGGTAGCTATGTTCGGACGGGATAAGCCGCTGAAAGCATCTAAGCGCGAAGCCCACTCCAAGATAAATATTCCCCCAAGAGCCCTGGCAGATGACCAGGTAGATAGGCGGCAGGTGTACGCACGGTAACGTGTTCAGCCAAGCCGTACTAATCGCTCTTAAGACTTCTGTACAATTTGATGACACGGCACGAGCAGCATGCGCAAGCCGCAGCGCTGCACAAACCACGCATCACACCACATCCCCTCCAACACATAACCCATCCACCCGCTGCCACCAAATCCGATCATCAGGTAACACACTTACTCGCTGACACTCATACTTACATTTACACGCTAAGCCACAAGCTAACCGCTAAAGGCAACAGTTAAAGGCTAAAAGCCAAAGGTCAACAGCCAGCAGCAAATACACAGCTCCCTTCTTTCCAACAAACCCATACACCCACGTCACACACCCCTTCGATGAGGTGGCTGCAGCGGGGAGGCCACACCCGTTCCCATCCCGAACACGGCCGTTAAGCTCCCCAGCGCCAATGGTACTGCCAACGCGGAAGAGTAGGTCGCTGCCTCATCACTTTTTCTTTACCCCAACACATTACACTAAAAGCTCTGTTAATGCATATAACAGAGCTTTTTTTGTGAGAAGTACTCTCCAAAAAAAACATAACACCGTACCATTCTCATTCTATACGTCTGATAAACAGCTCATTTCTATCCAGAATATTACGCCTTAAATCTGACTGCTTCGTTGTATCTTCTTCATTATTATTCTGAGTTTTTGCCACATCCATTATAAAATCTCCAAAACAGTTACATGACTGAGCTGGCTGATTCGCCCGAAACCAAATTTGAACACGATATCTCTATTGTCATTGTAAACTACAATGTGAAAGAGTATCTCGCGAATTTACTTCATTCAGTTTATAAAGCGGCTCAGGATTTGCGGCTTGAGATTTTTGTTGTCGATAATTTTAGTAGCGACGGTTCTGTTGCTTTTCTGAAAGAGCGGTTTCCTGAAGTTATTTATATCGAAAATTTCGAAAACAAAGGGTTCGGTAAAGCGAACAATCAGGCTATTATTCAGGCTACCGGAAAATATACGCTGCTTGTTAATCCCGATGTGCTGATTGGGGAGGATACGCTTGGGGTATTATTTAATTTCATGGAAGCTCATCCTGATGTTGGTGCAAGCGGTTGTAAGATTTTAAATCCTGACGGTACATTCGCACCTGAATCACGCAGGTCTGTACCAACGCCTATGAATGCCATGTATAAGGTGCTGGGCCTGACAAAGCTTTTCCCCAACCATCCCCGCTTTGCCTCATACTATGTTGGCGGTCAGAATGAGGACGAGGCTTCAGACATTGAAGTTTTGTCCGGCTCCTTTATGTTTTACCGTACCGGTTTACTGCAAGAGCTCAATGGCTTTGACGAGCGCTTTTTTATGTATGGAGAAGACATCGACCTTTGCTATCGTACGCTCAAAGCCGGGTACCGGATCCGCTATGTTCCTGATACAAGCATCATACATTATAAAGGAGAAAGCACCAAGAAAGAAAACCTGCGCTATATCATAACTTTCAACAAAGTGCTGTATCAGTTCTTTGAAAAGCATTACAGTTATGGCTACAGCATCTTCTTCAAATATTTTATTCTGCTGGGCGTCGTCACAAAATCAGCGGCGTCTTATGTGTTCTCTCTGTTTAACCGTTCACTGCGGCCGGTTTCCGACTTACTGCTGCTGAATCTTGTTTTGGTCGGTTTCTTTTTATACCGTTACAGTATTGCTCCTGCAGATATTTTTCAGGCCTATCAGCCGATTTTCTTATCCGTAAACTTTTTGCATTCAGCGGCCTATCTGATTTTTGCGAAATACTACGGGCTCTATAATAAAAACCTGCACAGCTGGAGTCATGTAGTTAAAGCCTTGCTTTTTTCACTGGTTACAGTGGCAAGCATCACTTTCTTCTTTAGGGATATTGCTTTCTCCAGGCTTATTCTTTTGGCAACTACGCTTGTATTGCTGCTGCTGCTGCCTGCTATTCGTCTTGTAACAGCGCGTTTCTTTTATCAGGGATCATCAGCCAAGGGCAGGATTCAGCCTGTACGGCTGCTTGTTGCGGGTATTGGGGATCATACGCAGCCGGCAATCCGCAAAATCAGGGGAGAGGTTGATTGGAATTACGATATTATCGGGCTTGTCACACAGCGGCAGGATGAACCGCTGCAAACCATAGAGGATATCCCAGTGCTTGGTCATGTGTCACAGCTTCCGGAGATGGTTAAAAATTATCGTGCGGATCAGGTGATTTTCATGCTTGAAAAGATCTCCCATGTGGACGTCCTTTCTTCCCTCAGTCAGTTACGGGACACGCAGGTGGTATGCAAGGTAGTGCCCGGATCTCTGGATTACATTATCGGAAAATCCAATGTGGAGTATTTCGATGATGTGCCCGTTGTGGATCTCGAAATTCCATCGCTGACAGCATGGAACCGGTTGCTGAAACGTGCTTTTGACTTCTCACTTTCCGGCTTCTTTTTGTTTGTGATGTTTCTGCCCTGGATATTTTTAAAGCTGAATGCATCCATCAAAAAAACTAAACGGGAGACGGTCAACCTGTTTATTGATTCCTCAACGTCTCAGAATATTGCGTTTTTTACGCCCTACAGTTCCCATAGGCTGCTCAATACCATAACTTTTATGCGAAAAGTATTTACCGGTGAATTCAGCCTTGTCGGGGCGCCGATAATTCCCAGCCGGCAGGGCAGTTTTGTGTATTACAAGCCGGGGCTGACCGGTCAGCGGCAGCTGAATGAGGACCGTTTGTTCCGCGATGATGAAAAACAGCGGCAAGAGCTGCACTACCTGCAGACTTACTCTATCTGGAAAGATGTCGAAATCCTTTTCAAATATTTGTCAGGTCCGCGCAAGCACTTTACAGCCTATTTGCAGGAACGGGGGGCGGCTGCTCCAGAAAAGTCAGCGTGAGTATTCCTGCTTGCCGCTGCTTCAAATGGTGATATCAGAGCCATGCCCTAAAGCCGGGTCTTTACCTTTTCTATCATAGGAAGGTACCAATCCGCGAAGGTTCCCTCAGCAAGATTTCGTCTGACTTCCTCCATCAGCCATAAATAAAAAGTCAGGTTCTGCAGTGATGCGAGGGTCATACCGAGAATTTCATTGCACCGGACGAGATGGTGCAGGTACGCCATGGTATATTTGGAACAGAAATCACTTGGGAAATCCTCATCAAGAGGCTTATGGTGGTTTTTCCACTTGGCATTGCGGAGGTTAACGATTCCGTTGCGGGTAAAAACTGTCCCGTTGCGGGCGTTTCGGGTAGGCATTACGCAGTCGAACATGTCCACCCCTCTCGCAACACCGTTGAGTAAATCTGCGGGTGTGCCAACGCCCATGAGATAGCGGGCTTTATGCGGCGGCAGGTAGTCCGTTATATGATCGGTCATTTCATACATAAGCTCGTTGGGTTCACCTACGCTCAGTCCTCCGATGGCATTGCCGTCAAAATCAAGTGCAGCGATGGCTTCTGCAGAGGCATTCCGCAGATCTTTGTAGGTGCTGCCCTGCGCAATACCGAACAGAAACTGCCTGTGTCCGTAAAGGGGCTCCGATTCGTCAAATGCTTTTTTGCACCGGGCAGCCCAGCGGTGTGTCAGGTGCATGGAATTGAGCGCGTACTCGTAGGTGGAAGGGTAGGGCGGGCACTCATCAAGTACCATCATGATGTCGGAACCCAGAATGCGCTCGGTTTCGATTACGCTTTCCGGGGTAAACTGATGTTTTGAACCGTCGAGATGACTTTTAAAGGTAACCCCTCGCTCTTCGAGCTTGCGGTTATCCGACAGCGAAAAAACCTGATATCCGCCGGAATCCGTTAGAATAGGCTTATCCCATTTCATGAACTGATGCAGACCACCCGCCTCACGCATGATTCCGTTGCCAGGCCTGAGATACAGGTGATACGTATTGCCAAGGATAATTTGCGCTTTGACCTGATCCTTCAGTTGCTGCTGTTCAACAGCCTTAACTGTAGCTAAGGTGCCCACAGGCATGAAAATTGGCGTCTCAATCGTGCCGTGATCAGTCGTTAGCCGGCCAAGCCGTGCTTTGGTTTTCGGGTCGTTCTTCAGAAGTTGAAACACTTTAGTCTTTATTTCCTTATTTTCAGCGTTCTTAAAAACGGTAAGTTAAGCAACTCTGAAGCGAATGCCGGAATAGAATTTTATTCTTATTAACCGGTCCCAAATACAGGGTCAATTACTGTTCCTCTGTCGCATAAATCAAAACAGAATTATTTGTCGTTACTTTTTGTAATTTTTTTTGCATAGCCCATAATATCAAAATCTTACACGGTGTGATGTTGTCTGTCAATAAACCGGTCCTGATGTTTACATGTCAGGCTAAACATACTGCATAGGATACTAAATAAAGCCCTGCAATGTTCACAAGGCCGTTTAGCAAGCTGTACTGTTGCCCGGCGAGCGTTGCCGCAATCATTCATCATCATTTCTGATCATTAAACAAACTTGCCTTGATTAAAGCTTCTGACTGCATTTTTGGATTGCTGCGCCTTAGCTACGGTCGACCTGAAACCGTTAGCATTCAGAAAAGCACTTTTGTTGCAATGCAATCGAAACAAAGCTTATCCTGTGAAGTTTCCTGTCCTGAATCAATTCATTAACCTTTCATTGAGTGGAGCGCCGTAAAGACGTATTGGTCACTCTTCTGGGTGACGCCTTAGCATTTTCTGTTGCATGGTATGTTTTTTACTACCTGCGGTTTGAGCTGCAGTGGTTTGGTGAAAACCAAACCGTCGCTCCGGCTTTGGTACTCCTTCCGGGTCTGATCATCACGGTCTATTGGCTGGCTATGTTTGCCTTTTTCGGTCTCTATAAGCGCCTTTATCTCGCTTCCCGGTTTGATGAAATTCTCAGGGTTGCGAAAATCAGCCTGATTGGCATTCTGGTTTTCTTTTTCCTGCTTTTCACGGACGACCTGAACTGGAATCCGCAAAATATCGCGCAGGCTAAAAACTTAACCCTGGTATACTGGCTGCTCATTTTCGGATTCGTATCACTGAACCGTATTGTGGTTCGCACCATACAGAAAGTTGCGGTTTCCAAAGGGTACGGGCTTCATAAAGCGGTCATTATCGGCATTGGAGATACGGCAAAAGAAGTTTATGCCGACATCATGCGCCATAAAACAACCGGGCTAGATGTGGCGGGCTTCATCGACGCTTCCCGTCATACAAAGGAAGACGACATTAAAATTGACCGGAAGCTGCTGCTTGGCAAGGTTCAGGAACTCAACACCATTATTGAAACCCATGGCATAGAAGATGTCATTGTTGCGGTTGAGCCGGCCAACAGGGACAAGCTGATCACCATCCTCGATCTGATTAACAAACCCAACATCTCAGTTAAACTTATTCCGGATTTTTATCAGATTATCAGCGGTATGAACAAGACCAATCAGATTTTTGGCCTGCCGCTCATTGAGGTCATGCCGGATCCCATGCCTGCCTGGGAAAAATCGGTGAAGCGGCTGATGGATGTTGTGCTCTCTATTCTCATTTTGGTCGTCAGTGCACCGGTTATGCTGCTCGTTGCGCTAATTATTCGCCTGACCGACCCGGGGCCGGTCATTTTTGCGCAGGAGCGTGTAGGGCTTTTCGGCAGGCCTTTCATTATGTACAAGTTCAGGAGTATGTATGTAAATGCGGAGGCCAAGACTGGTCCGACCTGGGCAACGGAGAACGATTCCCGAATCACCCCTGTGGGCTACTGGCTGCGTAAGCTTCGCCTCGACGAGCTGCCACAGCTCTGGAATGTGATCAAGGGCGATATGTCGCTGGTCGGCCCGCGACCTGAGCGGGAGCATTTTGTGAATCAGTTTAAAGCCCAAATCCCGCTTTATGCCCGGCGCTTGCGCGTAAGGCCGGGTATTACCGGCTGGGCACAGGTCAAGTGGAAGTACGATGAAACCTTTGATGATGTAAAAGAAAAAACCAAGTACGACCTCTTTTATGTGGAGAATATTTCGCTGAAAATGGACATCAAAATTTTGATTAATACCATTGCGACCATGCTGTCCGGGAAGGGGCAATAAAATGACGGACCCAAAGACCATCGTAGTAATCCCTACATACGAAGAAGAAGAAAATGTCAGGCTGCTCATCCCGCGCCTAATGCAGCTGCGCGGCTGTGTGCATGTACTCTTTGTGGATGACAGCTCTCCGGACGGCACCCGTGAAATCATCAGGGAGCAAGCCCCCAAATATCCCGGGCGGATTCATCTGATTGAAAGGCCATCGAAACAGGGACTGGGTTCTGCCTATGTAGCCGGCTTCGCTTTTGCCCTGCGTCACGACTACGTTTACATTTGTGAAATGGACGCTGATATGTCGCATGATCCCAATGATGTGCCCCGGCTGGTTGAAGCCGTAGCGCAAGGCATCGGGGATGTGGTGATCGGTTCCCGCTATCAAAACGGGATCAGTATTATTAACTGGCCGCTTTCCCGCCTCATCCTGTCTTATTCTGCCAATGTGTATGCCCGCTGGGTTACCGGACTGCCTGTCAGGGATACAACGGCCGGTTTCAAATGCTTTCACAGAAAAGTACTGGAAAGCATTCCGCTGAACCGGGTCAAGTCAAACGGCTACTCCTTTCAGATTGAACTGCACTACCGGGCCTGGAAAGCCGGATTTAAAGTAAGCGAACTTTCTATTATATTCCGTGACCGTCAATTCGGGAAATCAAAAATATCAAAACCCATCATCCTTGAAGCCGTCTGGATGGTCTGGGCACTCAAGTTTCGTCATTTTTTTAACCGGCTGTAGCACAGCATGTGCAGCTTGCGCAATCTGCTGAAAATCTATTCGTGAAGTGAACTACCTTTTCTCAAAACCTGATTTTTATGAACTACCTTGATTTTGAAAAGCCCATAGCGGATCTCGAGAAAAAAATCGAAGAGCTGAACGCTATTCGTATTCCGGAAAATGACGTGTTACGTCCCGAAATTGAACGTCTGCAGCAACGGGTTCATGATCTTCGTGTTTCTATATTTTCCAATCTTACGCCCTGGCAAAAAGTACAGCTGGCACGTCATCCCGAGCGGCCCTACACCCTCGATTATATTTATAAGATCTGCGAGCACTTCACAGAGCTGCACGGCGACCGGAAAATGAGCGATGATAAAGCTGTCGTTGGGGGTTTTGCGACCATTGACGGGATCTCGGTGATGATTATCGGTCAGCAAAAAGGGCGTGATACCAAGAGCCGGCAGTACCGCAATTTTGGTATGTCCAATCCTGAAGGCTACCGCAAAGCACTCCGCCTGATGAAACTGGCGGAAAAGTTCGACATTCCCGTCATCACCCTGCTTGACACCCCGGGTGCATTCCCTGGTTTGGAAGCCGAAGAGCGGGGACAGGCGGAAGCCATTGCCGATAACCTCCGCGAAATGGCGGTTCTCAAAGTACCCATCGTAACCGTTGTGATTGGGGAAGGCGCAAGCGGCGGAGCCTTGGGTATCGGTATGGGCAATGAAGTGTATATGATGGAAAATACCTGGTACTCGGTCATTTCACCCGAGTCCTGCTCCTCAATTTTATGGAAAACGTGGGAGTATAAGGAACAGGCCGCTGAAGCCCTGAAACTCACCGCAACGGACCTTATGGAGCTGAAGATTATTGACGGGGTTATTCCCGAGCCGGTTGGTGGTGCACACCGCGATTATGACGGCGCCGCTGCGGCTCTCAAAAAACAACTCCTTGAAAGCCTGCGCCGCCTCAAAAAACTGAACGCGCAGGAGATTGTTGATCAGCGCATTGACAAATACGCCAATATGGGTTTTTATGACGAAAAAAATGCCTGATCCGCAATTGCAAGCCAATCCCATTAAAAGTAAACAGGTACCGCTCTACACGTACGAGCTGAAGCTGCGCAGCCGCTACGCCGAAACAGATAAAATGGGCTACGTCTATCACGGCCGTTTTTTGGAGTATTTTGAACAGGCGCGGACGGAAATGATTCGGGAAGCGGGCATTTCATACCTCAATCTGGAAGAAATGGGCGTTATGCTGCCCGTTGCGCACGTCTCCATCGATTACATGCGGCCGGTATTTTATGATGAACTCATTACCATCCGCGTGCTGATTTTCGATCCCCCTTCCACGCGGCTGAATACCTGGTATGAAGTCGTTGGGGAAGACGGTAAAACACGACTTACAGCACAT
This genomic stretch from Cyclonatronum proteinivorum harbors:
- a CDS encoding glycosyltransferase is translated as MTELADSPETKFEHDISIVIVNYNVKEYLANLLHSVYKAAQDLRLEIFVVDNFSSDGSVAFLKERFPEVIYIENFENKGFGKANNQAIIQATGKYTLLVNPDVLIGEDTLGVLFNFMEAHPDVGASGCKILNPDGTFAPESRRSVPTPMNAMYKVLGLTKLFPNHPRFASYYVGGQNEDEASDIEVLSGSFMFYRTGLLQELNGFDERFFMYGEDIDLCYRTLKAGYRIRYVPDTSIIHYKGESTKKENLRYIITFNKVLYQFFEKHYSYGYSIFFKYFILLGVVTKSAASYVFSLFNRSLRPVSDLLLLNLVLVGFFLYRYSIAPADIFQAYQPIFLSVNFLHSAAYLIFAKYYGLYNKNLHSWSHVVKALLFSLVTVASITFFFRDIAFSRLILLATTLVLLLLLPAIRLVTARFFYQGSSAKGRIQPVRLLVAGIGDHTQPAIRKIRGEVDWNYDIIGLVTQRQDEPLQTIEDIPVLGHVSQLPEMVKNYRADQVIFMLEKISHVDVLSSLSQLRDTQVVCKVVPGSLDYIIGKSNVEYFDDVPVVDLEIPSLTAWNRLLKRAFDFSLSGFFLFVMFLPWIFLKLNASIKKTKRETVNLFIDSSTSQNIAFFTPYSSHRLLNTITFMRKVFTGEFSLVGAPIIPSRQGSFVYYKPGLTGQRQLNEDRLFRDDEKQRQELHYLQTYSIWKDVEILFKYLSGPRKHFTAYLQERGAAAPEKSA
- the tgt gene encoding tRNA guanosine(34) transglycosylase Tgt, whose translation is MFQLLKNDPKTKARLGRLTTDHGTIETPIFMPVGTLATVKAVEQQQLKDQVKAQIILGNTYHLYLRPGNGIMREAGGLHQFMKWDKPILTDSGGYQVFSLSDNRKLEERGVTFKSHLDGSKHQFTPESVIETERILGSDIMMVLDECPPYPSTYEYALNSMHLTHRWAARCKKAFDESEPLYGHRQFLFGIAQGSTYKDLRNASAEAIAALDFDGNAIGGLSVGEPNELMYEMTDHITDYLPPHKARYLMGVGTPADLLNGVARGVDMFDCVMPTRNARNGTVFTRNGIVNLRNAKWKNHHKPLDEDFPSDFCSKYTMAYLHHLVRCNEILGMTLASLQNLTFYLWLMEEVRRNLAEGTFADWYLPMIEKVKTRL
- a CDS encoding sugar transferase, whose translation is MERRKDVLVTLLGDALAFSVAWYVFYYLRFELQWFGENQTVAPALVLLPGLIITVYWLAMFAFFGLYKRLYLASRFDEILRVAKISLIGILVFFFLLFTDDLNWNPQNIAQAKNLTLVYWLLIFGFVSLNRIVVRTIQKVAVSKGYGLHKAVIIGIGDTAKEVYADIMRHKTTGLDVAGFIDASRHTKEDDIKIDRKLLLGKVQELNTIIETHGIEDVIVAVEPANRDKLITILDLINKPNISVKLIPDFYQIISGMNKTNQIFGLPLIEVMPDPMPAWEKSVKRLMDVVLSILILVVSAPVMLLVALIIRLTDPGPVIFAQERVGLFGRPFIMYKFRSMYVNAEAKTGPTWATENDSRITPVGYWLRKLRLDELPQLWNVIKGDMSLVGPRPEREHFVNQFKAQIPLYARRLRVRPGITGWAQVKWKYDETFDDVKEKTKYDLFYVENISLKMDIKILINTIATMLSGKGQ
- a CDS encoding polyprenol monophosphomannose synthase, with product MTDPKTIVVIPTYEEEENVRLLIPRLMQLRGCVHVLFVDDSSPDGTREIIREQAPKYPGRIHLIERPSKQGLGSAYVAGFAFALRHDYVYICEMDADMSHDPNDVPRLVEAVAQGIGDVVIGSRYQNGISIINWPLSRLILSYSANVYARWVTGLPVRDTTAGFKCFHRKVLESIPLNRVKSNGYSFQIELHYRAWKAGFKVSELSIIFRDRQFGKSKISKPIILEAVWMVWALKFRHFFNRL
- a CDS encoding acetyl-CoA carboxylase carboxyltransferase subunit alpha; translation: MNYLDFEKPIADLEKKIEELNAIRIPENDVLRPEIERLQQRVHDLRVSIFSNLTPWQKVQLARHPERPYTLDYIYKICEHFTELHGDRKMSDDKAVVGGFATIDGISVMIIGQQKGRDTKSRQYRNFGMSNPEGYRKALRLMKLAEKFDIPVITLLDTPGAFPGLEAEERGQAEAIADNLREMAVLKVPIVTVVIGEGASGGALGIGMGNEVYMMENTWYSVISPESCSSILWKTWEYKEQAAEALKLTATDLMELKIIDGVIPEPVGGAHRDYDGAAAALKKQLLESLRRLKKLNAQEIVDQRIDKYANMGFYDEKNA
- a CDS encoding acyl-CoA thioesterase, which encodes MPDPQLQANPIKSKQVPLYTYELKLRSRYAETDKMGYVYHGRFLEYFEQARTEMIREAGISYLNLEEMGVMLPVAHVSIDYMRPVFYDELITIRVLIFDPPSTRLNTWYEVVGEDGKTRLTAHVVLVFVSEETRRPCPPPAAFLEGMKAVMHKEDHQE